A region of the Hemitrygon akajei chromosome 11, sHemAka1.3, whole genome shotgun sequence genome:
ACTAAAGGGGAAATCAATGTGTTTATCAATACTGGAGTGCTGACATGGCAGCTCGGAAAGTGAAATGTAAATTAACAAAGGCTGCCTTCGAATTCTCACAGTCAAATTATATTTCATAAACCTGTTTGTTTCCTAATATAGAATATACACAATAAAATGTGAGAACCAGAAGATATGGTGTGTAAGCTGTTGGATTTGTTGGATTTCAATAATTATGTAACTGAAGAAGGAgaattctggtctccttactgtTATATCAGACGATAAGATGCAGGAATAGATTAGGCCAATCGTTCTATCAAGAgtcctccgtcattccatcagTTATTTTCTcaatcacattctcctgccttctccctgtaaagtTGAACAATCAATAATTTATCAATCCCTGTCTTCAATGCAGCCAGGGATTCGGCCTCCATGTCTCTATATGGCTACAACATCCTCATATTCATTATCCTCTGGCTGATTTAGATATATAAATGTCGACCCATAGCGAATATATATCTCACCAGCGTCTCAACCTAATGTGTCCGTGCATTCCGAACTGAAATGGTCAGAGAAAAGCATTTGTTCTCAATGTTATTGAAGGCCGGAGAAGAGGTGAGTAGCGAATTGTACAAGTGTATTTGTATTTAAATAAATATCGCGCTCAGAAACAATAACGGATGAGAGCGGATTAAGGAAAATGATTTTAGCAGTGGCCAAGTGAATGAGAAGCTGAACTCAGTTGAAGAGAATCTTCTAATTGTCAATAAACTGATAAGCAAAGAaaactcagagagagagagagaaagagcgagagagagagaaaataagagAAAAgcagaggagagaaagagagagaggagggctgagaaagagagggaatgggtatagaggaagggggtgaggaaaGTAGAGAGACACGAGAGAGACAGTTGACCTCAATAGGCGGCAATCCAGCATATTCACCGGTATCGCGCTAATGGAATGCTAACGGGCTAACAAGGTACTTGAGACATAGCAACACAATAGGCCTGAACTGGTGTGGTTTATGAAAGTAAAAACATGTGTGACGGTTCTGTTGAGCCACAAAAGAAATACAGTAAATTAGGTGGAACTAGTGAATAACCTGCATAAACATAAGATTTTATTAGAATTAGCAAAAGctaaagaagggaaaaaaagtcTTTGCGGTCTTGCTCCAATTATGTCGAACAATAGGATATAGGAGTGGAATTTGACCATTTGCTCCACTCGCAGTTCTACGCCTTGTAATCATTTCATCATCGTTGGTTTCTATTTCAACCCTACTCTTCTGCCTTCTCGCAATCCATTAAACCCTTCATCCACAATAACTTGCCACCCAGGCCTTGATCCTTTATCGTTGCTGCCATCGGGCAAGGGGTACAATACCTTCGATCTCACAGCACCAGGCTCTATGAAGTTATTCccctgcaaccatcaggttcctgaaccaacgtggataacttcagtGAGCTCAAATCTGAACTGATGGGTCTCAAGGTAGCATTAAATTCACATACATgacactttcataataaatttacttcgacgTTAACTTTGACAAGAGCTGGTGTgtatcatgaaaatacagccaccCTTCACCATGTTCTCTGTATTAATAATTTTCTCGTCTATTTATTATCACTTTAAATCTTCTTGCTGTTCACAATTTCAATCACATGTTTGAATTTAGGAGCTACGTGTGAAGTCCCTAGGTGTGATGACACAAATTTATCTGCTTTTTGTGGCGTTTCGGAGAGGTTAGAGTTGATGCAGATGGATTAGGTAAGCAGACGGAGGTACAACATGCGGTTGAACATTAGATCATCTACTTCTGCAGATATAGTAGAACTTTGTACTGCTCATCAATAGTGAGGGATTGGATCTGAAATGCCTTGAGTCTGTTTCTATTTAAATTCTCCCCTGGTCGAGTACGACCATAGATGTCTCGTCCTAGTTGTCTAAGTTGTCACAAGCCAGGACAGTAtgaaatggagagcaagctgttgcccttacagcaggctccccctcacGTCGCAGCCTACACAGTTCGGCACTAGTAGCGccgcaggagttgtcagtcagtatggaactcaatgtaggactgcctgatGGACTCCAGCTTGATATATttcctcagagtttactcccGAAGTCTTCCCCCTGAATGGGTATTCTCGCAAGGCAGTGGAAGTCTGagttcagagatttccttcttgTAGATCAGCTACCAACCTCGGCTAACGAGTCCTATCTGGCCGAAGCAAATGGGTTTCAGGTACCAGTAAGACGACTTTGTCTCTTAATAGTCAATAGTGAGGCATTGGATTAATGGAGTATTGGAATATCCTACTAATTGGAACGGTTACTGCGCGCTTAACAGTTAAACATCACGTGAAGCCCAGAATCTAAACTTGGTGGTCAGCAGATATTTCACACGTACACCATTAGGACCATTTTATATGTAGTGGGAGCTCACCTCCAGGACCCATCACCACCGCCCTTCCCCACCAGATTATGATAAACTTAGGGCTCCTGTGCGTGTGTACAGATCTCTGAAAGTTAATGTGTAGATAGAATAAAGCAAGCAATAGACGGTAGGTTTACATTAGCGTGTGCTCATGTGCACTTGAGCGTTAAACAATGATGTTCctttcttcttaagcccatcacctctACTGGGGCAAAGGCTGTCGACAGTAGCACGCCAGAGTCCTATGTCCTGAGCTGAACGTTGATCCAGTTTCGTCCACTTTCGCCATACAACTTCATATGTCTTCGAGGCCAAAATCCTCCCTCTTCCAGGAAATAAGGGTTTTTGGAGCTTCTGCTGGCGTTTCTGTTGCTCTGGGTTTTTTCAGGATGAGTTTGCCCATGCCCCATGCCCCACTCTCCTACTTCCTTGGACGTGCTTGCGAATGTCCATGGCGGATGTCTTCCTGCAATAAGAAAGGGAACTAATGTGATCAGAATTGGAATACCGTGCGAGGTCGGATCTTCCCGGACAGGATATGAGAATTTACTGATTTAACGAGTATGTCAATGGTTAATACCGTTGGTTTCCGTACAAAAAGAAATTAAGCAGAACTGATGGAAATACATCGGCAATAGTTTTCCTGGTCGGGGTATTTAGAATCAAGTGTCAATGTATCAAAACACAATTTGTGCCACTCCGGACCGAAATCAGaaagaaatttgttttgttttttttctgtgaacTTGATGATCAGTCGCTAAGTATATTCAATAAAGGATTTGAGGGGCCTTCAGATACAGGAGGAATTGATACTTATGGATTTCGTGCTGAAACGCGGAACCCAGGAAAATTATGACCTACAGTTTTATTTAATGGCAGGGGAGGTTGTGATGGTCCAGTGACCGAAAGGCCAACTGTTGTCCGTAATCATTTTGTAATGGCTCCCGTTGCAGGTACAAAACGCCGACGGTTTTCAGGGCGATGATAATGCGGCCAATGCAGGAGTTGACGGAGCTGTGGACTTCCATGTTAAAAACGAGTATGCCATCCCGCAGCTGATCCTAGGAGTGTTTTTGTTAGGTCAGGTGATGCAGTTTTTTGCCATTAATTACCCGTCCTTACACATCACATTCAAGGTCTCTATAACTCATGTTATCAGTCTCATTAATTAATTTATGTTTTAAATTTCCACAGTTTGTCTTTCTTTTGCTGATTGTtggtttgtgtatagtttttcattgattctgttcaaTTGTTTTTGTCCTATTCTAAATACCTACAGAAAACGAATCTAAAAGTAGTATATGAATCCTAATGGTCCATTTACTAGCTGGATATTGTGGctctctgaagatttacataaatattactaCGTAGATCTAATTGTTTAGTGTGATTGTGTAGTTCCTTTGGGAAGACAAcatttgtagatattactatcgagATAATGTACAACTTGTTcgtgttccaaagtctttcatttCCCTCTTATAATaatactactactaataataataataataataataataataataataataataataataataataacaacaacaactatTATTGTTGTATTTTCTCAGTTTGTCTATTGCACATTGATGACCTGTCGGTCTTTGTAGGGTTTTCATCGATTCAATAGCGTTTTTGTTCTACGCACTTCCAAAGAATCTACAATCATGTTCTcatttttatataattatttatttataatgaATATCATTATTGTTTGTATTTCTATTTTCGCAGTCTGTTTTCTTTTCCACACtgaatgtttgtcagtctttctgtgtagtttttcattgattctgttgtatgtcATTGTACTACTGTGAATCCCTGCAGGCAAATGAATCCCGGGATAGAATATGGCGACATATACATACCCTAATAATAAATTAACTTCGAATTTAAACTTTGATCACGAGGCGATTCTGATTCATGAATTTTTGCGATCAGCTTTATTTAATTCCTGACAGAAAATCGTGTTTATGACGTGGTTTTCCAAACACAGGTACTGCGTCAGTACATTCATAAGTCTGTATTGATTACGGTTACAGGGACTATTTGAAGAGAGTAGGTTTGGTCGCTCGCTCAGGCAGACATTAGCTGCTACATGTTGCTAAATGCAGCCGTCATCGAATGTCTAAAATTATGTCCACCCCCAGTTCAGTTCCTAGATATTGATCAGACCTGATTGCCTTGGATCTCTGATATAACATAGCTAAACAGAAATATTTTGAAGGTAGAGATTAATATTTTTACCATCATGGAATTCGCATGCAGTAGATTCCAGAGAACAGGTGGTCAATCTCCGCCCCCATCCTGCCTCTGCACCCTCCCATTCATTAACATCTCCGGTTAATAAAGAGCCCGGAGTATCCTGTTTGCAGACTCTAGAACCGGAGCCACTCCCGGTGTTTGCACAACAGCGCACGGTTCAGTTGGATGTTAGGACTTTCGCTGACCGAAGGAATGTCCCCAGTTCTGCATCTCCTGTGGGCTTTAATGGTCCATTTACCAGGTGAGAGGCGGGTTTGTTAACGCACGAATTGTCGGCAAAGAAATTCGTTGAAACTTTGAACACCATTTTTCTGAGAGTTTTCAGCGATCGATAACACTTCTGATGTCTGCAAGTCACCTGGTAGTTTTATTGTGTCTTATTACAGGTATCCTGGCGGCCCCAGTCCTCAATCAGACCCCAGTGTCCGGACCTGTCTCCGCGGGACAGACTGCCCGCTTAGAGTGTCGGATACAGAATGGAAACGTTGGAAGTTACAATGTTGGGTGGGACCGACATCGTCCCGGGAAGAGGCCGGAGGGGCTGATAGGTCATACCACGGGTAATAGCATTTACAGAGGACCCGGGATCACCGAACGTTTCCAACCGTCCAGAGACACCTCCGCCAACAGTCACATCCTGACCATCGACAGCTTGGAGCCCGACGACTCGGCCGTCTATTACTGCAGAGTGTGGGAAAGTGGCGTGGCTTGGTTTTATGGACCGGGGACGATCCTGGAGATAAAGAGTAAGTAATCCTCTCGTTCTATATCAAATTACGCTTCCGAAGAAATTCCCATTTCAATCGTACTACTAGCTGGCTCGACAATGGCAGAAGTATCGATTTGTCGAAATACTTCTACATTTGATTCAACCTTTGAAATTTCCTCACGAGGCAGCAGGACTCCAAAGTCCAGTCATTTAACCCATTAATCTCTTCCTCATATTCCAAAATAATCTTCCACTAATAATAATCTCACAAAATAATCTCCAACAAATCTTCCGCACTCAACCCTAAATTTAATAGCGATTAATCGTCCAAACCAGTGTTAACATTATAAGTCAACGTTTCGTAGTTTGTGACAGAGAAATGCGACAGTATTGCCAAATACAATAAAGGAAAATAACAGACTTTGAAGATGTCATAGAGAAAAAACGCTCTGAAACTTTCTGTATCTTCGCCGCTTCGTGCTGTCTTAATGGACGGCGAGCTAACGATATCTACATTGCCACTCCAATCGCGGACCGTCCCCGTCTAACAACGGCTAGATTTGAAATATCTATAACCACATAATAGCTAGAATTTAGATTTGGGGATTTGTTGGTGTCTCTCCCACCTCCCCGCCCTCTCGTAaccaccactcccccccccaccccccccccccaccccccggtacCTGCCTCAGCAAAGAGAACAGGAAGGCGTTAAATGCGTGGAATATACCTGACCTGACCTGAGTGGTGGGCAACAATTCCATGATAGCGTTTGACGATGGGTCGAATGGTCGCATTCTGTTACCAAATTTTCACGGATTGTCTGCAGTTGGTACATTGAATCTTAATTTGACGGAGTTCGGTCAGTGGGTGGCGCTGTTTAGGAAATGCACAGGTCAATGATGATATTTTCTTCTTCCTCCCACCACCTTTCTCACACACAGGTAGCGAGAGCAGAAAGCCTTCGGTTctcctgctccctccctccccgAATGAGACCGGCTCGGGTTCTGCCACTCTATCCTGCCTCGTGAGCGGCTTTAAGCCTGGCTTGGTCGCGCTGCGCTGGAGCGTGGATGGCGTGGAGACAAAGAGTGGCGTAACGACAGGCGCCGTGTCCCTGGACACCGACCAGACCTACAGACTGAGCAGTTACCTGCGGGTACCCGCCGCTGCCTGGAACAAAGGATCGAGCTATTCCTGCAGCGTGAGCCACAGCTCGCTGAGCTCGCCGCTGCGCAACACCATCTCTTCGCCCGCGTGTGCGCAGTGAAGTCCCGCCGGGTGACAGCCCAAGAACGCGGTGAAACCCGCACTGGGGCTGTGCAGCCGCCTTCTGCAATGTAATTCTGTAGCAAATATCCGTTTCTGGGAACTGGAAAAATGTTTAATAAATATAGAGATGTATGTTTTGGTAGCTCATCATTTGGTACACGTAATCCTATGCAGAATGTTTCTCACTATGCTATGTCTAAACTTCTGTTTGTAAATTGGGGAGAGATCCGCCAGGAGACGATAACTGCATTGAGAATGAATTTTGTAACATGGCACTTAATAAAGAGACAACTCAGCGGTGGGTTCACAGTGGGTCTGTCTTTTGTCGGCTGCTCTCTGTGCGTCGAATGAATTAGTAACGAGAAACATGACGAGCTTGAACTACCTTTCATAGATTACAGTCAAGTCAGTTCAAACGGCTTATCCGCCCCTGATTATCAATGCCGATCCCTGTGTACTCCATCTTCAAGGATCAACAATTAACGTTATTCACCGTATACAGTTCAATGCATTAGGAATTGGCTGTGGTGTGTTAGCGTGACATGAAACAGGCATTCAAGAATTACACGGAATAATTACATAAAATTAAAGTTAGAAGTAAAATTCAGTATATGGAATATAATGTGCACAAATACATAAATAAGAGCATCAATATACAATATATGCAACATTATAAAACAAGGTTTAAAGTAAttacagtgcagtgcagacaccgggataatagatagggatgtgggggtgtctgcaaattttaccggaaggagaaattgatccTCAAGCCATGAGGTTGCAGGCTTCCTCGCCAGAAAACGATGCGTTTCTCCTGCACATCAAGATGGCCTCATCGTGGCTGAAAGCAAGGTCATTGACAGACATGTCGGAAAGAATATGGGAGTAAAAATCGAAATGTTTTGTCACCGGAAAAAATACGTTTTTGATAGACGGAGAGGAAGACAGAGACAACCAACCAAATTAAATCGCAAATAATTACAGATGTCTTTTTTCAGTAAGCACGCGAGTTCTGAATCCAACGGGCAATTTTTCAATGAACCCCTTCTATGTTAATCTCCGAACGAGCCTCCGATTTTAGAAATGCTTTAGTAAATTCCATGCAATCAAAATCCACACCTCTACGTACAATCGTGTTCGTCATCTTCTCGCAGAACTCAATTAAGTTCACAAGGCATACACAGGGACAATTGGCAATAAATTCATAAGAATAATCTCTagtaatttccctaccactgacgtgagTCTAGCTGGTCTATAGGTTCCGTGATTAATCACATGTAAGATTTTTTAAATCATATTAAAATATGAAAGAGATAGAtaggatagaggcaggaaagttgtttcaacCGGTAGGCGAGACTGGAACTAGGGACCATAGCCTAAAGATtcgggagagaggaagaggaactgattttcccagagagtggtgaatctgtggaattctatgTCTAATGAAGCAGTGatggctacctcagtaaatatatttaagacaaagttcgatagatttttgcatagtatggaattaagggttatggggtaaaggcaggcaggtagagctgggtccatggtcagatcagccataatcttattgaatggcggagcagactcgataagaccgatggcctactcctgctcatatttcttttgttcttatgttcttatacacAGAAAAAGGTACTATTTATTTAATGAATCCATGCACCCTATATACAGACAGTCGTCTTCTCTGTATTGTAAAGTTATCTTCCTCTTCCTTGTATATAACTTCAGCCTTCCAGCTTCTAAGGTGATACATATTAAACAATACCACTATGAGCATACATAAAATTGCTATTACAGCAGCATGCGATATTATCCTCACCCAtggatgtatttgaacatttgatCCCCAATTCCAGAACTTATCCCAAGAATCTGAATCAATCAATATTTCATTTGGTTTATCAGCATGTCATAATAACTTTCACACATTTAGTCCATTGATGGATTATCTGTTTTGCTTCCGCCACAACTCGAGACCAGTCTTCAGTCAAATGAGCAATCAGTGGCAGCTCGGTTCAACATAGTCCCACTGTATCAATCTGTATCAGTCTGTTGGGTTGTGAAGTTCACCTTAGTTACCGCATTTATTGTTAGCTGACCAAATTTTCTTCTCCAATAGTCAAGTGTGAAGTCACATTCCCACCTTATGACTTTCCGCAGGACACTATTTCCATCCTTTGGTATAATTTGATCTTGCTGTTGCCATATATTTGTCTGTCCCACCTATGCATATTGTAGGAAAAACTCATTTTCAAACAGAATATttttaagacaaagttggatagatttttacatggTAGGGGGACGATGGGTTATGAgggtgaaggtgagtccatggctagatctatcatgatcttattgaatggcgagcCGGCTCGATGTTACGCTTGTTCCTATTTCTTACTGTATGCTCGTATAACGCGTCAAAAACTTCTCAAGGGCACATCAAGAAAAGAAACGAATTTTGATCTTACCAACGACTAACATGTCTCAGAAAACGCATAAGGAAAGAAATGTCTCTTGCCAGCAACCAGGACACGAAAGGCTCTAGTGAAATGCAAGGTCGTTTCATTGAATTGTTGTCCATATACTCAGAATGGATGcaagaaagcaagcagttcaCACATCTTATAATGGAAACTATATAAACACGCATCAAATAAGCAAGGCCATACTATCAATCAACACGGAAGCAGATCTGTccgcccaactggtccatgttaATCAAGACGTCCCACCAAGCATGTGCCACTTCATTCCACATAGATACCTTTGATGCTTTGTGTAAGGAAGTAGCCCTTAAAGTTCCTGATAAACATATTCCCGGTCACTCTATACCTCTGCCCTCTATTTCTTGATAACCTAATTCTGTgaaaaagactgagtgcattGACTTTATCGCCAGGGTAGCGCACCGGTTAGCGGGACGCTGATATAACTCGAAGCGCCGGAGACCAGAGACCAATTCCGATATCAGCCGTAAGGTGTCTAAACGTCCTCCGCGAGGAGTGCTTGGATTCCCCCCGGGTGCTCCGGCAGAACACGGCAACACCTGACGTGGGTGGGTTACAGAAGTAGAAGACTACGAACATACACGTACTGGATTTTcttttattaggcacaggaggtatCTAGAGCTGGGCACTCAGTTTCTGAAAGCCAGCATGTGGAACTGTTGTGAGGCGGAGTTTCAGTAAGTTAGAAACCCCAATGTAATTATCAACTTTTACAGAGCAAAGAAATGAATTGTTAAAAAGTTCCCATGACAAGCTCCCATCCAAATAGCAAACTCACAGTAAAGTCTCAAATACCCACAAAAAGGAAACCGTTTATTAATTATCAAGAAAATTACGTTCATTTATATTGAGCTCTCTTGTTCTCATCTGCACATTAGAGATCTTTGCCAACAAAAAAGTTTTACGGGCAGTATCATAACTCAGAGAAGTTACCTAAAAGCAAAACGAAAATAAAGCCAAAGAGGAAGGCAACATTACGAAATAGTTTCACAGTGATGAGCaagacacacaaagtgctggagaacttGGCTGGTCACGCAgtatctctggaggggaatacaTAATCgggtttccggtgacgtcatcgtcgggAATGGCAACTTAACTCAcgagctcctccggaaaaacgcgtattaagccccgttaacccaccAAATATAGTagttttcgaaaaatatttgaactgaaaagaggggcaagaatggggaaaaagcatggaaataaaaaaagcgacactgcggaacctgcgtccgagaggagtgcagcgagcggctctccgacccgaccatGTGCGAGCGAGGCGggcgctgggcctcgttcaggcgaaggggcgaatatgatcgaaatcctgaaagaactAATGGAGTTCCAGAaaaatataaagcagcagctacatgatattaagtcagagctcgccaacgtcgatcaaaaaatagcggtggcagagactcgaattgagaaggtggaagatcgcgttcaaaacatagaacgaatactgagtaagacgataaaaatattaaatcaccaagaaggtaaactgcttgacctggagggaagatcacggcggaaaaatatcagaatatacaacgttcccgaatgagcggagggcttgtctatgacggaCAACCAAAGAAtgctatttggaaactaaattcaagtctgctcaatgatctgtactttaaggaacaaatttaaaaaagaaattggtctctacttagaatttaatgataatggagaggtttcatctcccattttatgggatactctgaaggctgtcttaagagggaaaattatagcgatatcttcatataaaaaaaaacataaggaataaaacagtagaggaattacaaaataggctgaaggaactagagaaaaacacaaattgaatttggcacaggatacattaggggaaattaaaagaattaggaatgaaataaataatttggctacgcaagaaatcaggaaaaattttatgtttctgaaacagagacattatgaaagtggatcaaaatctatgataATATTGGCGTGAAAACTGGAAAAAAAGGATAGCAGAAAAtataattcatagaattagggacccaagaacgaaaatgatttaaaaaaaataagctaagtgaaattcaagaagcttttgaagtgttttacaaaactctatattccaactttccgggggaagcataacccaaattgacaccttcttgaattctctagagttacccaatttaagcgaagaacaaaatagaaggatgactgctgacataactgaagttaaattaaaagctgcaattagtaggcttaaattaagtaAGTCACCAGGATTCGATGGGTATAcgacagagtggtacaaagaatttaaaaatgagttaattcctgttttactccccacactgaactggctctaAAAAAAGgtacaaatgccacccagttggaaggaagtgataatctcagctataccgaaagaaggcaaggataaaatggaatgcgtgtcatttagaccaatatccgttcttaatgtagattatggattatttacctccatcatggccaaatgattagaggagtttctacccatactgatacgtaacgatcagacaggttttatacgacaacgccagacacaagacaatatacgaaggacacttcacattatggatcatatacaaaaaaataaaatcgaagcaataatgataagcgtggacgctgaaaaggcatttgattcagttaattggaattttctttacagagttttacatagatttggtttccaagacacaattattaaaactatacagacactatatgacaaccctactgctcggattaaaatcaatggatatttatcaaatagtcttacccgagaaaggggcacaagacagggctgtgcatggtcaccgctactcttcgcgttatatctggaaccattagctcaatatatcagacaaaattaagatatcaggggaattactattaaagggacagagcatgaATTGGCTTGTTaggcggatgacattttgatctatctagggcaaccaacatactaaatttacctaaattgatgtaatcctttgaacaatatggtcaattatcaggatacaagatcaacatagataaaacccaatttctttcatattactatagcccaccaagagagattgaaagtagatatccttaggcatggcacacagagtctttcaaatatttgggcatcattatgccaatatagattaatcaaaatcaattcaatgaatggaacaagatgttatcaaggtatatttggcagggtaaagggcctagagttcgtctcaaaactttgcaattagcaaaggaaaaggggagatggggcctaccttctcttagagattattattttgcagcacagttgagagctgtgatatgttggtgaaacccatcatatgatgctcaatggaaaaacattgaggagcgggtacttcccatctccatacaagcaattttggctgataacaacctgcaaagatacataaatactattgataacccatgggtgaaattgactcttaaaatatggaaaactagtataaaagaatataatctagagggagatattgcaattgttaaatggtgtccatatgactcggattttacaccaaataaattggataccagttttaaggactggacagctaaaggaataacagttctttgcaacataatgaaagaaggaacactgttcagttttgaaatgcttaaagagaaacacttattagaaaaacaagatttttatcggtgtttacagatgcgacaatatgctAATAAGATGCCAAAAAATGTAACCAATGCAAGtgcatgcttgatagagctatttagaaaagcatataattcagataacggcagtagaatcatttcaagcatgtataaggggttgtcaaatcttaaaacccattcgacttcatacattaaaacaaaatgggagaaagaaggagggataattatatctgaggaagaatgaacaataatatggaggtatcaatggaagtgtaccagttcacagaaatggagggagtttggatggaaaaacttgataagatactttattacaccctctcagaaatccaattatgatagtaacctccctgtttgctggagaaattgtggaaaacaaaatgcaaatcattatcatattttttgggactgccctgttatcaaaaactatttgagggggatacacaatgccctacaagacatctttaaatgtgaaatacccttgtagagtaagaccatatattttggatatatacctcaagaatgcttgaaaagagataaatatttaatgaatatactgttggcgGCTGGTAGAAAggctcttactaggaaatggttatcacaggagagcccaactttaaatacatggatggaaattacatagacatttacaaaatggagaagataacagcatctgctaatcataagctggaacaatttgattcatactgggaaaaatggtttaactacataatgtctcataggcctgattttattctcacaaatcaatgaagatGTTGTTACA
Encoded here:
- the LOC140735166 gene encoding immunoglobulin lambda-1 light chain-like, producing MLGLSLTEGMSPVLHLLWALMVHLPGILAAPVLNQTPVSGPVSAGQTARLECRIQNGNVGSYNVGWDRHRPGKRPEGLIGHTTGNSIYRGPGITERFQPSRDTSANSHILTIDSLEPDDSAVYYCRVWESGVAWFYGPGTILEIKSSESRKPSVLLLPPSPNETGSGSATLSCLVSGFKPGLVALRWSVDGVETKSGVTTGAVSLDTDQTYRLSSYLRVPAAAWNKGSSYSCSVSHSSLSSPLRNTISSPACAQ